One genomic window of Polyodon spathula isolate WHYD16114869_AA chromosome 8, ASM1765450v1, whole genome shotgun sequence includes the following:
- the LOC121320032 gene encoding myogenic factor 6-like, with protein sequence MMDLFETNAYFFNDLRYLDGDTGPLQHLEMAEVSPLYQGSDGTLSPGHEQAPSETGDSSGEEHVLAPPGLQPHCAGQCLIWACKTCKRKSAPTDRRKAATLRERRRLKKINEAFEALKRKTVPNPSQRLPKVEILRSAINYIEKLQDLLRTLDQQEKLQGNVDPFNYNLKDQHMPSAEFYGRSTCHSNWQNLSDHSNTAGGNQREGSGVESSASSSLRCLSSIVDSISSEEPKINYSEEAAEK encoded by the exons ATGATGGACCTTTTTGAGACCAACGCTTATTTTTTCAATGACCTTCGCTATCTTGATGGGGATACCGGACCTTTGCAGCACTTGGAAATGGCAGAGGTGTCTCCCTTGTACCAAGGGAGTGATGGCACCTTGTCACCAGGGCATGAGCAGGCACCATCCGAGACTGGTGATAGCAGCGGGGAAGAGCACGTCTTAGCACCCCCGGGTCTCCAACCCCACTGTGCGGGGCAATGTCTGATTTGGGCTTGCAAGACCTGTAAACGAAAATCAGCCCCAACTGACAGGAGAAAAGCAGCAACTCTTCGAGAACGAAGGAGGCTTAAAAAGATTAATGAAGCTTTTGAGGCTTTAAAGAGAAAAACTGTGCCAAACCCGAGCCAGAGGTTGCCGAAAGTGGAGATTCTACGAAGCGCTATAAATTACATTGAGAAACTTCAGGACCTTTTACGTACACTGGATCAACAAGAAAAGTTGCAGGGAAATGTGGACCCATTTAATTACAATCTGAAAGATCAACAT ATGCCCAGTGCGGAGTTCTATGGAAGAAGCACCTGTCATTCTAACTGGCAGAATCTCTCAGATCATTCCAATACAGCCGGTGGTAACCAGAGAGAAG GATCTGGTGTTGAGTCTTCAGCTTCCAGCAGTCTGCGTTGCTTGTCTTCCATAGTGGACAGTATTTCAAGCGAAGAgcccaaaataaactacagtgaaGAAGCCGCTGAGAAATGA